One Methanolobus sp. WCC4 DNA segment encodes these proteins:
- a CDS encoding gamma-glutamylcyclotransferase family protein — translation MYIFVYGTLKKDSTNHYLLNGSEFICSTGTKESYTMLDMGQFPGVLKDELPEGHSASIQGEVYDVNEQTLGKLDTYEGDWYFREEVELEAGVTALMYFLRKIPPLDYRIVPEGNWTGR, via the coding sequence TATTCGTTTACGGAACCCTGAAAAAAGATTCAACGAATCATTATTTGTTAAATGGTTCAGAATTCATCTGTTCCACAGGAACAAAGGAGTCATACACCATGCTTGACATGGGACAATTTCCCGGAGTTCTCAAAGACGAATTACCAGAAGGGCATTCGGCATCAATACAGGGAGAGGTCTATGATGTCAACGAGCAAACACTCGGGAAACTCGATACCTATGAGGGAGACTGGTACTTCCGTGAAGAAGTGGAACTTGAAGCAGGGGTCACAGCACTGATGTATTTCCTCAGGAAGATACCACCGCTTGACTACAGGATAGTTCCTGAAGGGAACTGGACAGGTAGATAG